CAGAACTTCGCGCCCATCTTGATGACATCAAACCGGTGAGTACGTTTGCACGACGTGATGATGAAAACTTCCAAGCGCTTGATAAAGAGCTACGTTTCCTTTCCAACAAAACCATCATTTACGGTGCCAATGTTGATGAAGCAGGACTTTTAGAAGAGAATAGTTTTGTCAAAGCGGTTAAAGAGCATGCCAAATCAGTCGGTGCGGACGTTGTTGTTCTCTGTGCCAAAATTGAAGAAGAGATGATCGGCCTTGAAGATGATGAAGCCGAAGAGTTTTTAAAAGAGCTTGGCATTGAAGAATCAGGTCTGAAACAGATCATCCGCCTTGCGTTTGATAAACTAGGTCTCGCGTCGTACTTCACCGCAGGTGTTAAAGAAGTGCGCGCGTGGACAATTGAGAAAGGCTGGAAAGCGCCAAAAGCGGCGGCGGTGATTCACAATGATTTTGAAAAAGGATTTATCCGCGCCGAAGTCATTGGCTACAATGATTTTATCGCATTCAAAGGCGAAGCTGGCTCAAAAGAAGCAGGCAAAATGCGCCTTGAGGGCAAAGAGTACATCGTTCAAGATGGCGATGTGATGCACTTTAGATTTAACGTTTAACCTTCAACCGCGTTTACATGTAAGCTTACATGTAAACGCGGTTTACTTCACTATATTTTCAATTTTTCTTCATTTGCAAAAGAAGCAGCCTTGTGTTTCGTGAGCTAAAATAAAGCGTCAAGGCAAAGAGTAGTACAGCGATGGAAAACATCGTAACGGTTGCCATATCCCATTCACC
Above is a genomic segment from Sulfurospirillum halorespirans DSM 13726 containing:
- the ychF gene encoding redox-regulated ATPase YchF; translation: MGLGVGIVGLPNVGKSTTFNALTKAQNAESANYPFCTIEPNKAVVPVPDPRLEELAKIVNPERIQHSTVDFVDIAGLVKGASAGEGLGNQFLSNIREVEVILHMVRCFEDENITHVENSINPLRDIEIIESELIFADVQQLDKKLDRLKRQAKLEKGAQAMAEVATELRAHLDDIKPVSTFARRDDENFQALDKELRFLSNKTIIYGANVDEAGLLEENSFVKAVKEHAKSVGADVVVLCAKIEEEMIGLEDDEAEEFLKELGIEESGLKQIIRLAFDKLGLASYFTAGVKEVRAWTIEKGWKAPKAAAVIHNDFEKGFIRAEVIGYNDFIAFKGEAGSKEAGKMRLEGKEYIVQDGDVMHFRFNV